One sulfur-oxidizing endosymbiont of Gigantopelta aegis genomic region harbors:
- the rplD gene encoding 50S ribosomal protein L4, producing the protein MELNLTTASGKASKKTVEVSEETFNKDFNEALIHQVVTAYLAGGRSGTKAQKNRSAVSGGGAKPWRQKGTGRARSGTIRSPIWRSGGTTFAATNRDFSQKVNRKMYRSAMVSIVSELVRNDRLVVIESLKMEGPKTKELAEQLKALGCSNALIVTEDFDQNIYLSSRNLINIEYTDAQHINPVSLVRYEKIIITADAVKKVEEMLK; encoded by the coding sequence ATGGAACTGAATTTAACAACAGCTTCAGGTAAAGCCTCTAAAAAGACGGTAGAAGTATCTGAAGAAACATTCAACAAAGATTTCAATGAAGCACTGATCCATCAGGTTGTCACCGCTTATTTAGCTGGTGGACGCTCTGGAACTAAAGCTCAGAAAAATCGCTCTGCAGTAAGCGGTGGTGGTGCTAAACCATGGCGTCAGAAGGGTACAGGTCGTGCTCGTTCGGGTACTATTCGTAGCCCAATTTGGCGTAGTGGTGGTACTACTTTTGCAGCAACAAATCGTGACTTTTCACAAAAAGTGAATCGTAAGATGTACCGTAGTGCAATGGTCTCCATTGTTTCAGAACTCGTTCGTAATGACCGTTTGGTTGTTATCGAGTCACTGAAAATGGAAGGGCCTAAGACTAAGGAACTTGCTGAACAATTAAAAGCACTTGGCTGTAGCAATGCATTAATAGTGACTGAAGATTTTGATCAGAATATCTATTTATCATCAAGAAACTTGATTAACATCGAGTACACTGATGCACAGCACATTAATCCGGTCAGCTTGGTACGTTATGAGAAAATTATCATAACCGCCGATGCTGTCAAGAAAGTTGAGGAGATGCTCAAATGA
- the rpsS gene encoding 30S ribosomal protein S19 has product MPRSIKKGPFIDGHLMKKVLKAVETNDRKPVKTWSRRSMVMPEMVGLTIAVHNGRQHVPVLINENMVGHKLGEMVPTRTFRGHVADKKVR; this is encoded by the coding sequence GTGCCACGTTCAATTAAAAAAGGACCATTTATTGATGGTCACTTAATGAAAAAGGTGCTTAAGGCAGTTGAAACTAATGATCGTAAGCCAGTTAAAACCTGGTCACGTCGTTCAATGGTTATGCCTGAGATGGTTGGTTTAACTATCGCAGTGCACAACGGTCGTCAGCATGTACCTGTATTAATTAATGAAAACATGGTTGGTCACAAGTTAGGTGAAATGGTTCCTACCAGAACCTTCCGAGGCCACGTTGCAGATAAGAAGGTTAGGTAA
- the rplB gene encoding 50S ribosomal protein L2 produces MAVIKSKPTSAGRRFVVRIQTEGLHKGSGHAPLLAKKSKSGGRNNNGRITTRHIGGGHKQHYRVVDFKRNKDGIPGKVERLEYDPNRTAHLALVLYADGERRYIIAPKGVSEGTPIHSGAESDIKPGNAMQLRDIPVGSTVHCIEMKPGKGAQIARSAGTSAQLIAREGAYVTVRLRSGEMRKIHVDCKATIGEVSNSEHSLRKLGKAGATRWRGIRPTVRGVAMNPVDHPHGGGEGRTSGGRHPVSPWGTPTKGYKTRSNKRTDKFIVRRRNKK; encoded by the coding sequence ATGGCTGTAATTAAAAGCAAACCAACTTCAGCAGGGCGTCGTTTTGTAGTTCGCATTCAAACCGAAGGTCTACATAAAGGCTCAGGTCATGCACCGCTGCTCGCTAAGAAGTCAAAATCAGGTGGTCGTAACAATAATGGGCGTATTACTACGCGTCATATTGGTGGCGGACACAAACAACATTATCGTGTTGTTGATTTTAAAAGAAATAAAGATGGTATCCCAGGCAAAGTAGAACGCTTGGAATATGATCCCAATAGAACGGCTCATTTAGCATTAGTATTATATGCTGATGGTGAACGTCGTTATATTATTGCACCGAAGGGCGTATCTGAAGGTACACCTATTCATTCTGGTGCAGAGTCTGATATCAAACCGGGTAATGCCATGCAATTGCGTGACATCCCAGTGGGCTCAACCGTTCATTGTATTGAAATGAAGCCAGGCAAAGGTGCACAAATCGCACGTAGCGCCGGTACTTCAGCTCAATTGATTGCGCGTGAAGGTGCTTATGTTACCGTGCGTTTACGCTCCGGTGAGATGCGTAAAATTCACGTTGATTGTAAAGCAACGATCGGTGAAGTCAGTAACTCAGAACATAGTCTACGTAAGCTAGGTAAAGCTGGCGCGACCCGTTGGAGAGGTATTCGTCCAACAGTTCGTGGTGTTGCTATGAACCCCGTTGATCACCCGCATGGTGGTGGTGAAGGGCGTACATCTGGAGGCCGTCATCCGGTTTCTCCATGGGGTACTCCGACTAAGGGTTATAAGACACGTAGTAATAAACGTACTGATAAGTTTATTGTACGTCGTCGTAACAAAAAATAA
- the rplC gene encoding 50S ribosomal protein L3, whose translation MSLGLVGRKVGMTRIFTEQGESIPVTVLEMEPNRVTQVKSSATDGYNAIQVTVGSRRATRVNKAAAGHFAKAGVEAGRKTVEFRLDDSSEFTAGSEVKVDIFAEGQIVDVTGISIGKGFQGGIKRHHFHRQDMTHGNSVSHRSNGSIGQNQTPGRVFKGKKMSGHMGAAQRTILNIEVIRVDVDKNLILVRGGVPGAKNSNVIIKPAVKMQFANKE comes from the coding sequence ATGAGTTTAGGTTTAGTAGGCCGTAAAGTGGGTATGACCCGTATCTTTACGGAGCAGGGAGAATCAATCCCTGTGACAGTGCTAGAAATGGAACCTAATCGCGTAACACAGGTTAAATCCAGTGCTACCGATGGTTACAATGCAATTCAGGTTACCGTAGGCAGTCGTCGCGCAACCCGCGTCAACAAAGCCGCAGCAGGACACTTTGCGAAAGCAGGTGTTGAAGCTGGTCGTAAAACCGTAGAGTTTCGTTTAGACGACAGCTCTGAGTTTACTGCTGGTTCTGAAGTTAAAGTTGATATTTTTGCTGAAGGTCAGATCGTTGACGTAACCGGCATATCAATTGGTAAAGGCTTTCAGGGTGGTATCAAACGTCATCATTTCCATCGTCAGGATATGACACACGGTAACTCGGTATCTCACCGTTCAAATGGTTCTATTGGTCAGAACCAAACACCAGGACGCGTATTTAAAGGCAAGAAAATGTCTGGTCACATGGGTGCTGCACAGCGCACAATCCTGAACATTGAAGTCATTCGCGTTGATGTTGACAAAAATTTGATATTAGTACGTGGCGGTGTTCCCGGCGCGAAAAATTCAAATGTTATCATCAAACCTGCTGTTAAAATGCAATTTGCAAACAAAGAGTAG
- the rpsC gene encoding 30S ribosomal protein S3: protein MGQKVHPIGIRLGIIKDWTSKWYANSKDYADFLNKDIEVRTFLEKKLAHASVSRIQIDRPAHNARITIHTARPGIVIGKKGEDIEKLKTTIAEMMGIPVHINIEEIRKPEVDAVLVAQSVAQQLERRIMFRRAMKRSVTNAMRLGAQGIKINVSGRLNGAEIARAEWYREGRVPLHTFRADIDYGTAEANTTYGIIGVKVWIFKGEVLDTESLMKDKLLSKKSADSK from the coding sequence ATGGGACAGAAAGTACACCCAATTGGCATTCGCCTGGGTATTATTAAGGATTGGACATCGAAATGGTATGCCAATTCTAAGGACTATGCTGATTTTCTGAATAAAGACATCGAAGTAAGAACATTTCTTGAAAAGAAATTAGCTCATGCTTCAGTCAGTCGTATTCAGATCGACAGACCAGCACACAATGCTAGAATCACTATTCACACCGCCCGTCCAGGCATCGTGATTGGTAAGAAAGGCGAAGATATTGAAAAACTAAAGACCACCATTGCAGAAATGATGGGCATACCAGTTCATATCAATATTGAAGAAATTCGTAAGCCTGAAGTTGATGCCGTTTTAGTTGCCCAGAGTGTTGCGCAACAATTAGAACGCCGTATCATGTTCCGTCGTGCGATGAAACGTTCAGTCACAAATGCAATGCGTTTAGGCGCTCAAGGGATCAAGATCAATGTATCTGGTCGTTTGAACGGTGCAGAAATTGCCCGTGCAGAATGGTATCGTGAAGGCCGTGTGCCGTTACATACATTTCGTGCTGACATTGATTACGGCACTGCAGAAGCGAATACCACTTACGGCATTATTGGCGTAAAAGTATGGATATTCAAAGGTGAGGTTCTGGATACTGAATCACTGATGAAAGACAAGTTATTGTCCAAAAAATCAGCCGATTCAAAGTAA
- the rplV gene encoding 50S ribosomal protein L22 — MEVSAKLRNAMISAQKMRLVADQIRNKPVEAALDLLAYSPKKAAVIIKKVLESAIANAEHNEGADIDELKITTIFVDEGPTYKRMQPRAKGRGNRILKRTSHVVVKVSDR; from the coding sequence ATGGAAGTTTCAGCAAAATTAAGAAATGCTATGATTTCTGCTCAAAAAATGCGCTTGGTAGCCGATCAAATCCGCAACAAACCAGTAGAAGCAGCACTCGATCTATTAGCATACAGTCCTAAAAAAGCTGCAGTTATTATCAAGAAGGTGCTTGAATCAGCTATTGCCAACGCCGAGCACAATGAAGGCGCAGATATTGATGAATTAAAAATCACTACAATATTTGTTGACGAAGGGCCGACATACAAACGTATGCAGCCTCGTGCAAAGGGTCGTGGTAATAGAATTTTAAAACGCACCAGTCACGTTGTCGTGAAAGTTAGCGATAGATAA
- the rplW gene encoding 50S ribosomal protein L23, whose protein sequence is MNQERIFNVLVAPHVSEKAALNQENNNQYVFKVAIDANKPEIKKAVESVFDVKVSNVQTSVAKGKVKRFGQRVGRRKDWKKAYVTLAEGSTIKMMSGE, encoded by the coding sequence ATGAATCAGGAACGTATCTTCAACGTATTAGTTGCACCACATGTCTCTGAAAAAGCGGCATTAAACCAGGAAAACAATAATCAATATGTTTTCAAGGTCGCAATTGATGCCAATAAACCAGAAATTAAAAAAGCAGTTGAAAGTGTATTTGATGTGAAAGTATCAAATGTACAAACCAGTGTTGCTAAGGGTAAAGTGAAACGTTTTGGCCAGAGAGTTGGTCGTCGTAAAGACTGGAAAAAAGCGTATGTCACCTTAGCAGAAGGTTCAACCATTAAAATGATGTCGGGCGAGTAG